A window from Phalacrocorax aristotelis chromosome 5, bGulAri2.1, whole genome shotgun sequence encodes these proteins:
- the AKAP19 gene encoding small membrane A-kinase anchor protein translates to MGCIKSKDAFPGSNAIQDERIREGNEGCTGEKSSLIAVKVDEKGPSSTIVLDYAHRLSREILDQAVKQWAVTESKYSDIPYIESDVP, encoded by the coding sequence ATGGGATGCATCAAATCCAAGGATGCCTTTCCAGGTTCAAATGCTATCCAGGATGAAAGGATCAGGGAAGGTAATGAAGGATGCACTGGGGAGAAATCATCACTGATAGCAGTGAAGGTGGATGAGAAAGGTCCATCAAGCACTATAGTGCTAGACTATGCACACCGTCTTTCCCGTGAGATTCTTGATCAGGCGGTGAAACAGTGGGCAGTGACTGAAAGCAAATACAGTGACATCCCTTATATTGAAAGTGATGTGCCCTGA